The Aspergillus flavus chromosome 6, complete sequence nucleotide sequence TCTCTCTGCGGATGGTTTACATGATCGGTCCAGTATGTCATCAATAGTAGAGTTTGCAAGATGGCTATTCGGTCTTCTTCGCAATCAAGGGAGTAAAGGAGCTGCTTCTCGGTTAGCTCCAGAGAGTAGATATACGCTTTGCTGCACTTACCCTTAGTCGCGTGTAAAACGCGCTCCGCGCAATTTTCCTCGTCGCATACCCAGCGTCTTGTAAGTGTTTGAGATCCACGAAGGCCGTCGCCACAAACATCACCGCCTGAAACAGCAGGAGGCTGATGTTACCGTTCGGATCGTTCTCCGCGACACACCTTAGGAAGTCTTGCAGGTTCAACACCGGCATAAAACTGTGTACCCATTTGATATAGCATCGCAGTAACTCGTTCCGCAACCCACTCTCTGGGATCGAGAGAGCCCCACGGAAACGTAGAAACTCTAAGTCTTCCGGGGAAATGTGAGAAGGAAGTGGCTTTAGGAAACGTGGCTCTTCATCGAGAATGGCAATAAGAGGGTCGAAATCTGGATCTATCAGATCCTGCACGGCAGCCACCATGTTTTCGAGCGGCATAGACGGCCGAACTGCCCGGTTTCCTAGAGTCCGCCATGTCGGAGGCGGCTTAGAGTCTTGTAGCCAGGGCGTACGCGCATCGTACCCCAGCGAGTTTCGTTTGGCCACAGGCTCACCGTAATGTATGTCTGCGTCTGACGCCGTGCGCTTCGTGGTGATCATAATGAAAGCAGTTATGTAGATAAGCTGCTACTGCAGCTATGCGAGAAAGAGAACCAGCATCAAAAATTTCAACTATAGGCTGAACCGGAGTTGTATTCACACAATTATGAAGATGAAATTGGATAGCCATCTCCCCGGCAGTTGAGGGCGGTGTTCCGGAGGTTCCCCGTGTGGGGTAGCTGTGGGCCTTTCCCCCGCTATCTCGATATTGGAAAGATTTAAGTGGCCAGACACCGTGTGGCTTCATTGGCGGATGGTTCAAACCAGTGCCTGAGGCGTTGGTTCAACACATGGACATGCCGTGCCTCGAATGGGAGAATGGGAGCGTACGATGTTATCAGTCTGGCCGTTATCGGATCTTAAGATCGGGTACTTGCATCACGGTGCCTGAGGTATCAAGTACTAATTTGGTTCGATTATTCCGAAGCTCGCTTGgtgccttttcttttatagcACTGCAGCAGTTTATTGACTTACCTATTTATGAATAGAGTCCCTGCAAAACACCTTCGCCTTTGAACCTACAAATCTGGAATTTCTCTGACAGctgtatatatttattctgcACCTAAGACGAGGCGAGTCTTTGTATTGCATTAGCTCATCGTTGAGATCCCATTTACTCTCGAACACATCAATCATACTAGGGCGGAGTATTCGAAGAGAAGTCTTTCCTATAAGAGTTTGAACTAAACTCAAAAGGATGTCATGTCGTATTGGGTTTTTATGTTCTTTTCAGACATATCGGAGATGATAATGCACGCCACACGAGTCCATCCAAAAACATATATGCCCACAAAAGCACAATCCATGCAATATAGTACAGGTATCCATTACTTAAaaccaaggaaaaagaatAGCAGGTTCGAGTCTATTCCGAATTGACCTCAACAAATCGCCTGACTCCCAACGAAGTTATATCCGAGTGATGGCTGCGAGCCACGGATGCGTTCGGATATCCCGTTCACAGACTAGAACGCTCATCAGATTTCGAGAACACGACAAAGGATCGAGCTTATCGCGATATCATTAGGGGAGAAAACGTGTCGACTTACGGAGGGAGCAGGAGTTCGCTGAGAGAGCTGTAGAGGAAAGCGACACCGGCCTGTGGTATAAGGACAATCAGAATCTCAACCGCAAATCAAACATAGACAAAAAGATTACACAATCGCTAACTTACACCGAAGACAAGAACACTTCTCACGATGGTGGCGTTCTCGGGATGAGTGACTTCATCGTAGGCGGCACCCAAAAAGCTCTTCTCCTGGTGAGCAGAAACGACGCGTTGTCTGGGAGCCATTGTGAAGATGTGAAGAGTGAGGGTGGTATTCAAAAGTGAAGTACTTCTCCGGATGTGATGCTTGCGTATAGAGACAAAGCTGGAGTAACGATATTGAGATTGCGGAAATGAAAGTAAATCGATGCGCTCCGAGAAATCTTTCAGCGCTTGGCGGTTGCGTTGTTAGCTTATCACGCCGCCCGTAATATCATCGGAGCAGCTGCGCGACCAAGTGATGAGAACAAATTCCTGAGCGCGATATAGAAGAGACATATTTCAGTCGTCAGGCCTATTTCGAGAAAATCTGAATTATTTCTTCTAGACTATTCAGGTGACAGATTTGGCTGGTAGGCTAGGCGGGTTTCTTCCAAGTACGCCCCTCCTACTACACAAGCCGCAACAATGACCAGCATAGATGAACTTTTCAAGGTAAGATATCTGTAATCTATATCAGGTTCATTAGCgctgatgaagaaagaaacctACTCCAGCAGCCAGCGCCAAGCGCAAACTAGACGCTACCACAGATCCAAGTACACTTTGTCCTTctaccttttccttcgtcgCTTACTGACCTTCGACACAAAGATGAACTCTACAAGGCCGCTAAATTAGATGTGAATGGCGATGTGAAATCAAAGGGAAAGGAGCCAATGGTTGAAGACgagaacgatgatgatggtgaagcCGGTCCAGAGCTACCTCCGGACTTCGATGCCGAGGATATCCCAGACGATGAGGAAGGGCGCTTTTTCGGAGGCGGCATGGAGCGCCAGACGGCTCAGGCGATGCAGTACATTGATCAGCAGGAGGAAGGGGATGTTGCGGTAGGTACACCCATGCTCGTGGAGCTGCAGTCCTTGGATGCTGAGAGTTTGGATTAGCCCGAGAAATTTGATACCACATGGCTGCGACGATTTGCTCTTAatttcgagaagaagatatcaaAGAATGCCGAATTGCGCGGAAAATATGAGAATGACCCGCAAAAGTATGCGGTGCATCTGCGCTTCATCAATCTGGGTGGTATACGTGCGATGCTAACTGTATGCCCAGGTTCATGGCCTCGGAAGCCGACCTAGACAGCGAAATTAAGGGATTATCCATTCTCTCAGAACACCCCGAATTATACGCAGAGTTTTCAAAGCTGGGCTGCGTAAGCTCTTTGATCTCTTTGCTCTCGCACGAAAACGCAGATATTGCCATTGATGCGATTCAGATCATCAGTGAGTTGACCGACGAAGACGTTGAAGCAGAGCAAGAACAATGGGACACATTGGTAAATGCAATGGTACGCCGCCAAGGTCAATATTTATCATATAATGCTGATATCTGTAGTTGGACGCCGACCTCATCGAACTATTAGCCCAGAACTTGTCACGGTTGGACGAAGAGTCTGATGTCGACAGAGCAGGGGTTTACTATGTGCTGAGTGGGTTGGCCCTGTTCCTAGACTGACATGAAACTGATACTAATTCGTTCAAAGGTGTCCTAGAGAACCTTGCGTCACAGTCATCGCATGCAGAGAGGCTAGGCGATGATTCAAATCTACTTCCTTGGCTGCTGGCTCGCatacagaagaaggaaagaccTGTTAGTCAAAACCAGCAATACTCGGCTGAAATATTAGCCATCCTATTGCAGTCGTCATCCAAGACGCGAAGCAAATTCATTAGCCTTGAGGGAGTCgatatccttcttcaacTACTCAGCCAGTACCGTAAGCGCGATCCTGCAAAGGATtcagacgaggaagaattTGTTGAGAACCTGTTCGACTGCTTGATCTGtcttgttgatgaagaattCGGGAAGGAAAAGTTTCTTGAGGGCGAAGGTATTGAACTTGCACAAATCATgttgaaggaaggaaagTTTAGTAAACCGCGCGCTTTACGAGTCTTGGATCATGCCCTAGGTGGACTGGGAGGCAGGCCCGCGTGCGAAAGATTTGTTGAAGCAGCATGCTTGAGAACAGTGTTTGGAATGTTCATGAAAAAGGTATGGTTGCCTCTAGCTTTCTAGATCATGGGCTTGAAACTAAACTCGAACAGCAAGAAAACCAAACGATAGAGCATTTACTGGGTATCTTTGCTTCGCTTCTGCGTCTCCTACCTGGAGGTTCAGCAGCCCGTATCCGTACTCTTGCTAAGTTCATGGAAAAAGATTAtgagaagattgagaagTTAGTCAAGCTGAGGCGCGATTATGCGTCGAGGGTATTGCCTGTTGAACAAGCTATcgagaaagaacgaaagaatTTTACCGAAGAGGAACGCGAGGTGATGGCAGTTGAATGGCTCTCTCGGCGATTTGATGCTGGTCTATTCTCCCTCCAGGTTTGTTGCCATTTTTCTAGGAAGGTTGCTCAGAAAAACTGACATGAAATCGAAAGCTCATTGATGTAATTCTGGCGTGGCTTGTGGCAGAAGATGACGGCGCTAAAAAGAAGGTTGTGTCCCTTCTTGCTGATCGCGACGAAGGCCTTTCTCTTATTCAAGGTACATTGAAAGGTAAGTTCagtccttcctttcttccctgtGGTAAGTGTACTGACATCGTTTAGAACAAATTGAAGGGCTTTCGGACGATGATCCCGGACAGAAAGATCATAAAGAAATGCTTGAGACTCTTCTACAGTTCTTGTAAATGATACTACTAGCATTGGAAGATTTATGGGTTTATGTATTATAGCCAATATCATTCCTCGATTCCAATTTCATCGGGGTAAAATCCTATAGTGCCTCAGGCGTAAACT carries:
- a CDS encoding putative TOM core complex subunit Tom6, which encodes MAPRQRVVSAHQEKSFLGAAYDEVTHPENATIVRSVLVFGAGVAFLYSSLSELLLPPL
- a CDS encoding DUF1716 domain protein, producing MTSIDELFKKPTPAASAKRKLDATTDPNELYKAAKLDVNGDVKSKGKEPMVEDENDDDGEAGPELPPDFDAEDIPDDEEGRFFGGGMERQTAQAMQYIDQQEEGDVAPEKFDTTWLRRFALNFEKKISKNAELRGKYENDPQKFMASEADLDSEIKGLSILSEHPELYAEFSKLGCVSSLISLLSHENADIAIDAIQIISELTDEDVEAEQEQWDTLVNAMLDADLIELLAQNLSRLDEESDVDRAGVYYVLSVLENLASQSSHAERLGDDSNLLPWLLARIQKKERPVSQNQQYSAEILAILLQSSSKTRSKFISLEGVDILLQLLSQYRKRDPAKDSDEEEFVENLFDCLICLVDEEFGKEKFLEGEGIELAQIMLKEGKFSKPRALRVLDHALGGLGGRPACERFVEAACLRTVFGMFMKKQENQTIEHLLGIFASLLRLLPGGSAARIRTLAKFMEKDYEKIEKLVKLRRDYASRVLPVEQAIEKERKNFTEEEREVMAVEWLSRRFDAGLFSLQLIDVILAWLVAEDDGAKKKVVSLLADRDEGLSLIQGTLKEQIEGLSDDDPGQKDHKEMLETLLQFL